A window of Babylonia areolata isolate BAREFJ2019XMU chromosome 2, ASM4173473v1, whole genome shotgun sequence contains these coding sequences:
- the LOC143279421 gene encoding conotoxin Cl14.12-like, whose amino-acid sequence MKVVAVLLMTLVVAHAAPQKRFLIKEIGDLFNNLGNQLTQVFNSAKNEFEKLTSGENINFDHVVDLLVDQIDSDATEGACQTACTAGATVILGPAAPLAGLVCGPACKAALAKIEEAAG is encoded by the exons ATGAAGGTTGTGGCAGTGCTGTTGATGACACTGGTGGTGGCCCATGCCGCTCCCCAGAAACGATTTCTCATCAAGGAGATCGGGGACCTCTTCAACAACCTTGGCAACCAGCTCACCCAAGTGTTCAACTCTGCCAAAAATGAGTTCGAAAAACTCACTTCTGGGGAGAACA TCAACTTCGACCACGTGGTAGACCTGCTGGTCGATCAGATTGATTCCGATGCCACCGAGGGAGCGTGTCAGACCGCCTGCACTGCTGGTGCCACCGTTATTCTGGGACCTGCTGCACCACTGGCTGGCCTGGTCTGTGGACCTGCCTGCAAAGC TGCCCTGGCCAAGATCGAGGAGGCTGCTGGTTGA